In Leucobacter insecticola, one DNA window encodes the following:
- a CDS encoding META domain-containing protein — protein sequence MTSAFLRKAHVRVGVAAAVSALLILTSGCASGGTDASFEGVWGDPAAEGKPSLEFFADGSYAGTDGCNRVGGDYVKDEDGIADLGMMRTTMMFCEGVDTWLGLAQKAEISSGELLLRDSKGAEVGTLTRHED from the coding sequence ATGACCAGTGCATTCCTCCGCAAAGCTCACGTTCGGGTCGGCGTCGCCGCAGCAGTTTCGGCGCTCTTGATCCTCACCTCTGGCTGCGCAAGCGGCGGGACTGATGCCTCGTTCGAGGGGGTGTGGGGAGACCCAGCCGCCGAGGGAAAGCCCTCGCTCGAGTTCTTCGCTGACGGCAGCTACGCGGGTACCGACGGCTGCAACCGCGTTGGTGGCGACTACGTTAAGGATGAAGACGGCATCGCTGATCTTGGAATGATGCGAACCACCATGATGTTCTGTGAGGGCGTGGACACCTGGCTGGGTCTCGCGCAGAAGGCCGAAATCTCTTCGGGTGAGTTGCTTCTACGCGACAGTAAGGGCGCCGAAGTCGGCACCCTTACTCGCCACGAAGACTAA
- a CDS encoding agmatine deiminase family protein, with translation MTTWRMPIEGHEQERLWLAWPTTGYTLGDTEAEAEEARRTWAAVANAASDFQPVTVVLNPGDEEIATKYLSGQIDRLVAPLNDAWMRDIGPSFVLGENGELGAVNFVFNGWGSQDWAEWDKDQHIGRIVAEAAGATLIDSEMTNEGGGIQVDGTGRVILTETVQLDPGRNPGWSKEQVEAELARTIGTTSAMWLPRGLTRDHDTFGTRGHSDILAAFASPDILLMHRQDSDAHPDQQIARANREVAERYRDDTSADFEIIDLPAPTTLRDDEGFVDYSYINHLVINGAVLACAFEDRADEQAIQTLREVYPGREVIGIDARPLFARGGGIHCITQQQPKAHAKA, from the coding sequence ATGACCACTTGGCGTATGCCCATCGAAGGGCACGAGCAGGAACGACTGTGGCTGGCGTGGCCCACGACCGGCTACACCCTCGGCGACACCGAAGCCGAGGCCGAGGAAGCCAGGCGCACCTGGGCAGCAGTGGCGAATGCGGCAAGCGACTTCCAGCCCGTCACGGTGGTGCTGAACCCCGGCGACGAAGAGATCGCCACGAAGTACCTCTCTGGCCAGATCGACCGTCTTGTCGCGCCGCTCAACGACGCTTGGATGCGCGACATCGGCCCGAGCTTCGTCCTCGGCGAAAACGGTGAACTTGGCGCTGTCAATTTTGTCTTCAACGGCTGGGGCAGCCAGGACTGGGCCGAGTGGGACAAAGACCAACACATCGGCCGGATCGTCGCCGAGGCTGCGGGTGCCACGCTCATCGACTCCGAGATGACCAACGAGGGCGGTGGGATCCAGGTGGACGGAACCGGCCGCGTGATCCTCACCGAGACCGTGCAACTGGATCCGGGCCGGAATCCCGGCTGGAGCAAAGAGCAGGTCGAGGCGGAGCTTGCGCGGACCATCGGAACGACGAGCGCGATGTGGTTGCCGCGCGGCCTGACACGGGATCACGACACCTTCGGTACGCGCGGTCACTCAGATATTCTCGCGGCGTTCGCAAGCCCCGACATTCTACTCATGCACCGCCAGGACTCAGACGCGCACCCCGATCAGCAGATCGCGCGCGCCAATCGCGAGGTCGCGGAACGCTACCGCGACGATACCTCGGCTGATTTTGAGATCATCGACCTCCCCGCACCGACCACCCTCCGAGACGATGAGGGATTTGTTGACTATAGCTACATCAACCACCTGGTCATCAACGGCGCGGTGCTGGCGTGTGCGTTCGAGGACCGGGCGGACGAGCAAGCGATCCAGACGCTCCGCGAGGTGTATCCCGGACGCGAGGTGATCGGGATCGATGCCCGCCCACTCTTCGCTCGCGGCGGCGGTATTCACTGCATTACCCAGCAACAGCCCAAAGCTCACGCGAAGGCCTAG
- the purN gene encoding phosphoribosylglycinamide formyltransferase has protein sequence MLKLAVLISGGGSNLQALLAAAADPAYPAQIVCVGSDTDAAGIAHAHAAGIPSFIVRPGDFTNREAWGLALAAALREHGIGEDPEEQSLVVSAGLMRILPAEFVRTFTPNLINTHPALLPLFPGAHAVRDALAAGATETGVTVHVIDEGVDTGPVIRQARVRVLPGENEADLHERIKELERPLLVETVREIALGKIQLSQL, from the coding sequence GTGCTGAAACTCGCGGTGTTGATTTCTGGTGGCGGCAGCAATCTGCAAGCACTGCTCGCAGCGGCCGCTGATCCCGCATATCCGGCGCAGATTGTGTGTGTCGGCTCAGACACCGATGCCGCGGGGATCGCCCACGCGCACGCAGCGGGGATCCCGAGCTTCATCGTGCGACCCGGCGACTTTACGAACCGGGAGGCGTGGGGGCTGGCGCTCGCCGCAGCTCTCCGGGAACACGGGATCGGCGAAGACCCGGAAGAGCAGAGCCTCGTGGTAAGCGCCGGGCTGATGCGGATCCTGCCCGCAGAGTTTGTGCGCACGTTTACCCCCAATCTCATTAACACCCACCCGGCCCTGCTGCCGCTCTTTCCCGGCGCCCATGCCGTGCGTGACGCGCTCGCCGCGGGTGCCACAGAAACCGGAGTGACGGTGCACGTCATCGACGAGGGTGTTGATACCGGTCCCGTGATTCGGCAGGCGCGAGTCCGGGTGCTGCCGGGGGAAAACGAAGCCGATCTGCACGAGCGAATCAAAGAGCTTGAACGCCCACTCCTCGTGGAGACGGTGCGCGAGATCGCCCTCGGCAAGATTCAGCTCTCCCAGCTTTGA
- a CDS encoding DUF6350 family protein encodes MRPTVTAIIAAIEAIAVALAGLVIVAIPALLLWIITFGLAAEPGDVASDIAAVWLLAHCVPLTFALTPEDALGLGLTPEALSFTLSLAPLGLTLITALLAARSGWRFGKRGGLGVAGVLGGTAGFVAVVAAVVSLAGPRILWTGPLAIVVPALVYFIPSLLAFLVRAGHDDHPWWALVVRWKQRGLDALGAPGTAALPARLAEMLRLAASLFAVLFGLGALWFTVSIIAGYVTITTLTQSLQLDPLGALLLFLLHLVLLPTALIWSLSWLTGAGFSVGAGSSVSPFETLLGPMPALPLFGAIPEGWGGAGIIAPAMIVAAGVVMGALFIRRPVLRRGSLTVAVAVTLGAVVVVGLVLAGLVALATGSIGPDRLAVTGPAPWLVAGLAAAELGVGALLGVASGKLDVARLGSYFGIAGDSAEFSGPGKDADADADAFADADAFADADVFADADTAAVAETVELTEAAETAEGAPDPESEAAAEVPNDALLRAFQWDTSELTPEDPVDARKAWPWPRRDTE; translated from the coding sequence ATGAGACCCACAGTGACGGCCATAATCGCCGCGATTGAAGCGATTGCCGTCGCTCTCGCAGGGCTCGTGATCGTCGCGATCCCGGCACTGCTGCTCTGGATCATCACCTTTGGGCTGGCCGCAGAACCCGGGGACGTCGCCTCAGACATCGCGGCTGTCTGGCTGCTCGCCCACTGTGTGCCGCTCACGTTCGCTCTGACGCCGGAGGATGCGCTCGGGCTGGGTCTTACGCCCGAGGCGCTGAGCTTCACGCTGTCGCTCGCACCGCTCGGCCTGACGCTCATCACGGCGCTGCTCGCGGCGCGTTCCGGGTGGCGATTCGGCAAGCGCGGCGGCCTCGGGGTGGCGGGAGTGCTGGGCGGAACCGCCGGGTTCGTCGCAGTTGTGGCGGCTGTCGTGTCGCTTGCGGGGCCCCGGATCCTCTGGACGGGGCCACTCGCAATCGTGGTGCCAGCGCTGGTGTATTTCATCCCCTCTCTTCTCGCGTTTCTCGTGCGGGCCGGACATGACGATCATCCGTGGTGGGCCTTGGTTGTGCGCTGGAAGCAGCGCGGTCTTGACGCGCTCGGCGCACCTGGAACCGCGGCGCTGCCAGCGCGCCTAGCCGAGATGCTGCGCCTCGCGGCATCACTGTTTGCGGTGCTGTTCGGCCTGGGTGCCCTGTGGTTTACGGTTTCGATTATCGCCGGCTACGTCACCATTACGACGCTGACGCAAAGCTTGCAGCTTGATCCGCTGGGAGCGCTGTTGCTGTTCCTTCTGCATCTGGTGCTGCTGCCCACGGCCTTGATCTGGAGCCTTTCGTGGCTCACTGGAGCTGGCTTCTCTGTGGGGGCGGGAAGCTCGGTGTCGCCGTTTGAAACTTTGCTTGGTCCGATGCCCGCGCTGCCGCTGTTCGGCGCGATCCCGGAGGGCTGGGGTGGGGCTGGAATTATTGCGCCTGCAATGATCGTTGCGGCCGGAGTAGTGATGGGGGCGCTCTTCATTCGCAGGCCGGTATTGAGACGCGGCAGCCTGACGGTGGCAGTGGCCGTGACGCTCGGGGCTGTCGTGGTTGTCGGCCTTGTGCTTGCCGGACTCGTCGCGCTCGCCACCGGATCTATCGGGCCGGATCGCCTAGCGGTGACCGGGCCCGCGCCGTGGCTCGTGGCGGGGCTCGCCGCAGCCGAGCTGGGTGTCGGTGCGCTGCTCGGAGTTGCATCGGGCAAGCTCGACGTCGCCCGGCTCGGAAGCTACTTTGGCATTGCAGGCGACTCGGCGGAGTTCTCTGGCCCGGGCAAAGATGCTGATGCTGATGCTGATGCGTTCGCCGATGCTGACGCGTTTGCCGATGCCGACGTGTTTGCCGATGCCGATACGGCTGCGGTTGCCGAAACCGTCGAGCTGACTGAGGCGGCGGAGACTGCTGAAGGTGCACCGGATCCTGAATCTGAGGCGGCTGCCGAGGTACCCAACGACGCGCTCCTGCGCGCGTTCCAGTGGGACACCAGCGAGCTGACCCCCGAAGACCCCGTGGACGCTCGCAAAGCTTGGCCCTGGCCTCGCAGGGACACCGAGTGA